In Cryptococcus gattii WM276 chromosome A, complete sequence, one genomic interval encodes:
- a CDS encoding Hypothetical protein (Similar to TIGR gene model, INSD accession AAW41046.1; CNA04740), which translates to MSQPSQQALLAALAVQSSRPRPTTIPYSSLGPSEVKSEDTNVNVRKLHCPRKGCGSVLLQPGVGVWADMQASVLPDDLSSPFPSPTAPHAVWHVASGPFAFDNIGFSRPDASTTLPSHTPSGAGSEKGANKGKVKWLICADCDLGPLGWTYEGERDAWLAVERVSYGESK; encoded by the exons ATGTCCCAGCCTTCCCAGCAGGCGCTCCTCGCCGCCCTAGCCGTCCAATCGTCGCGCCCTCGACCCACCACAATCCCGTACTCTTCGCTCGGACCCTCCGAGGTCAAGTCAGAGGATACAAACGTCAATGTCCGCAAACTGCACTGTCCCAGGAAAGGCTGTGGGAGCGTACTTCTCCAACCGGGCGTAGGTGTATGGGCCGACATGCAAGCCTCAGTG CTCCCCGATGATCTTTCATCTCCGTTCCCGTCTCCTACAGCTCCCCACGCAGTGTGGCACGTAGCATCTGGCCCCTTTGCATTTGACAATATCGGATTTAGCCGTCCAGACGCCTCGACTACTTTGCCTTCTCACACGCCATCTGGTGCGGGCTCTGAAAAGGGGGCGAACAAAGGCAAGGTCAAATGGTTGATCTGTGCGGATTGTGACCTTGGGCCGTTGGGATGGACTTATGAGGGTGAACGGGATGCATGGCTGGCTGTTGAGAGGGTCAGTTATGGGGAGAGCAAATGA
- a CDS encoding Hypothetical protein (Similar to TIGR gene model, INSD accession AAW41048.1; CNA04750): MDDPWADAPASPLPKTEQRFDNVKNVSDNEDTNAFSNHFLPKSPSANGLEGVQEGQIEEEAKVKTEAEPSREEINGASEDEEVEEPEVQSSLVHEPHQWPSPQAQDSDQVGKAGREEDEEEKEKEEDGEEEQDDFDDFNDFGEPGSSSFPAANPNLGEGETPGEGGDYDDGFGDFADFDEGEFDEPVDAEAGIGGSGLVEEPEPIKERWHALELRPPPPKSEITAQLSSLLSPLFLHRDSLSNEAVREVRGLAQVLVSQSSRDAYAQLTTPPITKPLDWTRSRVRREHLISMGVPVNLDEVDSHRLSALPPLRIVTSASGSSRPQPRRAETFDGYQGVKYMSDQKGKGRDTDWPASAGPAVGVGYVGRGVNGGGIGKYGLGQKPEIDMPRAEELCELEEG; the protein is encoded by the exons ATGGACGACCCTTGGGCTGACGCGCCTGCATCTCCTCTACCGAAAACTGAGCAACGCTTCGACAACGTCAAGAATGTCAGCGACAATGAGGATACCAACGCCTTCAGTAATCACTTTCTCCCAAAGTCACCTTCAGCGAATGGACTAGAAGGGGTGCAAGAAGGGCAAATAGAAGAGGAGGCGAAAGTAAAGACAGAGGCAGAGCCGTCACGGGAGGAGATTAATGGAGCGAgcgaggacgaggaggtggaagagCCAGAAGTCCAGTCTAGCCTGGTCCATGAGCCGCATCAGTGGCCATCACCGCAAGCCCAAGATTCGGATCAGGTGGGAAAGGcaggaagagaggaggatgaggaggagaaagagaaggaagaggacggggaagaagagcaggaCGATTTCGATGATTTCAATGATTTTGGTGAACCCGGATCATCGTCTTTCCCGGCAGCTAATCCCAATTTGGGTGAGGGCGAGACGCCAGGCGAGGGAGGAGATTATGATGATGGATTCGGAGATTTTGCAGATTTTGATGAGGGAGAATTTGATGAGCCTGTCGATGCTGAAGCCGGAATTGGTGGAAGTGGTTTGGTAGAAGAGCCTGAACCCATCAAGGAACGCTGG CACGCACTTGAACTTCGTCCGCCCCCTCCTAAATCCGAAATCACTGCTCAACTTTCTTCACTCTTGTCTCCTTTATTCCTCCACCGGGATTCATTGAGTAATGAAGCCGTTAGGGAGGTACGTGGATTAGCGCAAGTCTTGGTATCTCAATCCTC ACGAGATGCTTACGCCCAACTTACCACTCCACCGATAACCAAACCTCTCGACTGGACACGTTCTCGCGTCAGGAGGGAACATCTCATCTCAATGGGTGTGCCCGTCAACCTGGACGAAGTCGACTCGCATCGACTCTCTGCCCTCCCTCCTTTACGGATCGTCACCTCCGCTTCTGGATCCTCGCGGCCGCAGCCGAGAAGAGCGGAGACGTTTGACGGATATCAAGGAGTGAAGTACATGAGTGATcagaaaggaaaagggcGAGACACCGATTGGCCAGCGTCGGCAGGACCTGCGGTAGGTGTCGGGTATGTGGGGCGGGGTGTGAATGGAGGAGGAATTGGCAAATATGGGTTGGGACAAAAGCCTGAGATTGATATGCCTCGAGCTGAGGAACTTTGTGAACTTGAGGAAGGTTAG
- a CDS encoding Osmotic stress-related protein, putative (Similar to TIGR gene model, INSD accession AAW41050.1), with protein MPSQVPASPTAPGPPVRSAPTKSTSLLPSGPINDNPYNVDLVVPYSIALSKKDLKNRSQAEAEIKERYVYLLRELEGSGFRLASKAGRGNKGQEELWIFVGASEERVEQLLKEERRLDASHNLLTAPSAFPPAPATRLRLIYNMLTAPKLQGGLGITPGRGKWSRVKSISALHDEAADKAWVEKWTTGGDWQVGLTKGLDEDTRKRGGLGDQQPPPVHLYFEFLTTYTLSLFPITVVSVLFYFFTPADSYPPLYALCLSLYSTIFIAIWRIKQRKFAVKWGTYGCENVAFGRLRPEYVASLGLDKTTAQQGVETVDAVQAGNELRRDTKVAASVPIIAACGVGLGVVLMGLFVLEAFVSQLYDGPGKKIVPLIPTGLFVLIVPSIVGAYQCLARLMVKWEDHPTPVGEEKSLTAKTFAMNAIVAYLGLFLSAYVYIPFGSFIMTHVQTHLMGRLPVPISRSANSTSPAISATSSAAASISAEKHAINGGRLKSQLFTYTVTNQVSGAFLELGMPFIMRFIQDWRAGKTTIKEALKKTNGQGGSEMVPTTEEEIEKRFLNKVERELALPEYDTFTDYAEMVTQFGYVVIWSLVWPLAPVFALINNYIELRSDALKICKHVRRPVGDRVETIGSWLETLSIISWIGAITNATLIYLFRPSPVSPDLHSQSPNPNFPTPGSPSLSHIVSAYHSSSSLSEWYPQLATLGLWALGASHGYIVLKWVVEGIVERVWWRGSVEEREVQRMRAGSSSPSTSKLGDSPSKSISAQNPEPEFRYGDETDQNNGFDKMLGKEPVSAFWNGGEEGAKEIARIIKVE; from the exons ATGCCATCACAAGTGCCGGCATCCCCAACTGCCCCAGGGCCACCCGTACGCTCGGCGCCTACGAAGTCAACTTCACTCCTGCCATCGGGCCCCATCAATGACAACCCTTACAACGTGGACCTCGTGGTTCCCTACTCCATTGCTCTTTCCAAAAAGGATCTCAAGAATAGGTCCCAGGCTGAAGCTGAAATCAAAGAGAGATATGTTTACTTGTTGCGAGAGCTCGAAGGATCTGGGTTCCGACTTGCGTCGAAAGCTGGTAGAGGGAATAAAGGACAAGAGGAGCTCTGGATCTTTGTGGGTGCGAGCGAGGAGAGGGTCGAACAGCTTttgaaggaagaaag ACGTCTTGATGCGTCCCACAACCTTCTTACAGCACCATCCGCCTTTCCGCCTGCTCCAGCCACTCGACTGCGCCTGATCTACAATATGCTCACTGCTCCCAAGCTTCAGGGCGGCCTGGGAATAACCCCTGGTCGAGGTAAATGGTCCCGTGTCAAAAGTATTTCGGCACTCCACGACGAGGCTGCAGATAAGGCTTGGGTCGAAAAGTGGACGACTGGTGGAGATTGGCAAGTTGGCTTGACCAAGGGTCTTGATGAGGATACTCGCAAGAGAGGAGGGCTTGGAGACCAGCAGCCGCCTCCTGTCCATCTTTACTTTGAATTTCTTACGACCTACACactttccctcttccccatcaCTGTTGTCTCTGTCTTGTTTTACTTTTTCACCCCTGCCGACTCCTACCCACCTTTATATGCTCTCTGCCTTAGCTTGTACTCGACGATCTTCATAGCTATTTGGCGGATCAAACAGCGCAAGTTTGCAGTCAAGTGGGGTACCTATGGTTGCGAAAACGTGGCCTTTGGTCGTCTCCGACCTGAATACGTAGCTAGCCTCGGTCTGGACAAGACAACTGCCCAGCAAGGTGTTGAAACTGTTGACGCAGTTCAAGCAGGGAATGAGCTGAGGAGGGACACCAAAGTGGCAGCTTCTGTACCTATCATTGCTGCCTGTGGCGTAGGCTTGGGTGTGGTACTAATGGGACTCTTCGTGCTAGAAGCATTTGTATCTCAGCTTTACGACGGGCCGGGTAAAAAGATCGTGCCCCTCATCCCCACTGGTCTTTTTGTCCTCATCGTCCCCTCCATAGTGGGAGCCTATCAATGCCTCGCCAGGTTGATGGTTAAATGGGAAGACCACCCGACCCCTGTcggagaagaaaagagtCTTACAGCCAAAACTTTCGCGATGAACGCCATTGTAGCCTATCTAGGATTGTTTCTTTCTGC CTACGTTTACATTCCGTTTGGATCCTTCATCATGACCCATGTACAGACTCACCTCATGGGCCGACTTCCTGTTCCAATATCGCGATCAGCCAACTCGACTTCTCCCGCCATTTCCGCTACTTCTTCGGCGGCAGCCAGCATCAGCGCCGAGAAACACGCCATTAACGGAGGTCGTCTCAAGTCTCAGCTCTTCACGTACACTGTCACAAATCAAGTCTCTGGTGCCTTCCTTGAACTGGGGATGCCGTTTATTATGCGATTCATTCAAGATTGGCGAGCTGGCAAAACAACAATCAAGGAAGCACTGAAGAAAACCAACGGTCAGGGTGGTTCTGAAATGGTTCCTACTActgaagaggagattgagaagCGTTTCCTCAACAAGGTGGAAAGAGAACTGGCTTTGCCCGAGTATGATACTTTCA CCGACTATGCAGAAATGGTCACTCAGTTCGGCTATGTCGTCATTTGGTCCCTTGTCTGGCCACTTGCACCAGTCTTTGCACTCATCAACAACTACATCGAACTTCGAAGCGATGCCCTCAAGATTTGTAAACACGTTCGTCGTCCTGTGGGGGATCGTGTTGAGACTATCGGATCATGGCTGGAAACACTAAGCATTATCTCCTGGATCGGAGCTATCACTAACGCTACTCTCATCTACCTTTTCCGCCCGTCTCCTGTTTCTCCCGACCTCCATTCCCAATCCCCCAACCCCAATTTCCCAACCCCCGGATCTCCATCACTATCGCACATTGTTTCAGCGTaccattcttcttcttcccttAGTGAATGGTATCCCCAGCTTGCCACCTTAGGTCTGTGGGCCCTGGGTGCGAGTCATGGGTATATAGTGTTGAAGTGGGTGGTTGAGGGTATTGTAGAAAGGGTTTGGTGGAGGGGTAGTGtggaggaaagagaagtGCAGAGGATGAGGGCAGGTTCTAGTTCCCCCTCTACGTCCAAATTGGGAGATTCGCCTTCCAAATCAATTTCAGCTCAAAACCCCGAGCCAGAATTTAGGTATGGAGACGAGACCGATCAGAATAATGGATTCGACAAGATGTTGGGCAAAGAGCCCGTCAGCGCCTTTTGGAATGGCGGGGAGGAAGGAGCCAAGGAGATTGCGAGAATCATCAAAGTCGAGTAA